From the genome of Papaver somniferum cultivar HN1 chromosome 2, ASM357369v1, whole genome shotgun sequence, one region includes:
- the LOC113353575 gene encoding cell wall integrity and stress response component 1-like yields the protein MGEGKLKTFRDPISTITGPYYSSLAASRNRWADMEADDDDASDLMSSTSSSTFDDESSNTSNASSSCEELVDDASSSSSSSSTNGPLFELSDLMATLPIKRGLSKHFQGKSQSFTSLSDVSCVEDLVKKENGYGRKKMMIKTCKSYGGGLDIQKKVISKKSYSAPRFKSVIGSPRRPPLIPAKRSTVFAISHLD from the coding sequence atgggtgAAGGAAAACTGAAAACATTCCGCGATCCGATCTCCACCATAACCGGTCCGTATTATTCATCTCTTGCTGCTTCAAGAAATCGATGGGCAGACATGGAagcagatgatgatgatgcaAGTGATTTAATGTCAAGTACCTCTTCCTCAACGTTTGATGATGAGTCGAGTAATACATCTAATGCATCatcaagttgtgaagaattggtAGATGAtgcgtcttcttcttcttcttcgagtaGTACTAATGGGCCATTGTTTGAACTGTCTGATCTAATGGCTACTCTTCCTATCAAGAGAGGACTATCTAAACATTTTCAAGGGAAATCACAGTCGTTTACTTCATTGTCTGATGTGAGTTGTGTAGAAGATCTTGTCAAGAAAGAAAATGGTTATGgtagaaagaagatgatgatcaaGACTTGTAAGAGTTATGGAGGTGGGTTGGATATACAAAAGAAGGTCATATCAAAAAAGTCTTATTCAGCTCCTAGATTCAAGTCTGTTATAGGTAGTCCAAGAAGACCTCCTCTAATTCCTGCAAAAAGGAGTACTGTTTTTGCTATTAGCCATCTTGATTGA